From the genome of Phaeodactylum tricornutum CCAP 1055/1 chromosome 13, whole genome shotgun sequence, one region includes:
- a CDS encoding monogalactosyldiacylglycerol synthase (A chloroplast-localized glycosyl transferase, possibly a galactosyl transferase involved in glycolipid synthesis. Reaction catalyzed: UDP-galactose + 1,2-diacyl-sn-glycerol = UDP + 3-beta-D-galactosyl-1,2-diacyl-sn-glycerol.; glycosyl transferase family 28): protein VQILMSDTGGGHRASANALRDAFDTLHPGRIQCDIVDIYTEYGPFWPYDSYIELYKFAAKYPITWDIFYHFGATDFGIWLNRLMLELFCFEPFKTCLSRPSGNSGKKADMVVSVHPLTQDIPLRILAELDSNGATRERTGRKTPFCTVVTDLGSAHPTWFNKDVDKCFVPSDALYLAAKKRQLQDSQIVQYGLPIRQGFWANSESAHVAPEKVRKSLRRQLGLDENLPTVLIVGGGDGMGGIVEISKSLGVALGTASTTTQMVVVCGNNQEAKASLEKESWGTTVRVNVQGFVENMDEWMKASDALVTKAGPGTIAEASICGLPCMLFSYLPGQEEGNIPFVEEAGFGKYSGDASVIANTVSSWLLSPEKLEAMRNAALAAARPQATLNIAKDL from the exons GTGCAGATACTCATGTCCGACACTGGCGGGGGTCACAGGGCGTCCGCCAACGCCTTACGAGACGCCTTTGATACACTGCATCCCGGCAGAATACAGTGCGATATTGTCGATATTTATACAGAGTACGGACCATTTTGGCCGTACGATTCCTATATTGAACTCTATAAATTCGCGGCCAAATATCCGATCACTTGGGATATTTTTTATCATTTCGGCGCAACCGATTTTGGTATCTGGTTGAATCGACTCATGCTGGAgttgttttgttttgaacCCTTCAAAACTTGCTTGTCTCGACCATCGGGGAATTCCGGGAAAAAGGCCGATATGGTGGTGTCCGTACATCCTCTTACCCAAGATATCCCGCTACGGATATTGGCGGAACTGGATTCGAACGGAGCGACGCGGGAACGGACCGGGCGGAAAACGCCGTTTTGTACCGTCGTCACTGATCTCGGGAGTGCCCATCCAACTTGGTTCAACAAAGA TGTCGACAAATGCTTTGTTCCGTCCGATGCATTGTACCTGGCTGCCAAAAAGCGACAGCTCCAAGACTCGCAAATCGTGCAATACGGATTGCCAATCCGACAAGGGTTTTGGGCAAACAGCGAGTCGGCGCATGTGGCGCCAGAAAAGGTACGTAAATCGCTTCGCCGTCAATTGGGTTTGGACGAAAATCTTCCGACCGTCTTGATCGTCGGTGGCGGGGATGGAATGGGAGGAATTGTTGAGATTTCGAAAAGTCTGGGTGTTGCTTTAGGCACAGCCAGTACCACTACACAAATGGTTGTTGTTTGCGGCAACAACCAAGAAGCCAAGGCAAGTTTAGAGAAGGAATCCTGGGGTACCACAGTGCGAGTCAACGTTCAAGGCTTCGTCGAGAACATGGACGAATGGATGAAGGCTTCGGATGCTTTGGTGACCAAAGCCGGCCCCGGAACAATCGCTGAAGCATCAATCTGTGGACTACCTTGCATGCTCTTTTCGTATCT CCCCGGCCAAGAAGAAGGCAATATTCCGTTCGTCGAAGAGGCTGGTTTTGGAAAGTACAGTGGCGACGCCTCCGTGATTGCCAATACTGTGAGCTCGTGGCTGCTGTCCCCCGAGAAGCTTGAAGCAATGCGAAATGCTGCGCTAGCCGCCGCGCGGCCACAGGCTACGCTAAATATTGCCAAAGACTTG
- a CDS encoding predicted protein: MTMGMRSFFSFLAFATTAAAIQELDEASFDQLMGSGKNGMIKFFQPWCGHCTRMKPDWDKLAEEAHSSVFIADVNCSDQAELCEKNDVAGYPTIKVYKDGVDEKYNGARGFDDLMDYVDANLASKCDVSKLEETCGEKAVKYANKWKDREAADVTKEFSRLEGMAGKSMTMELKAWLRERMAILKQLTASASS; this comes from the exons ATGACCATGGGGATGCGATCTTTTTTTAGTTTTTTGGCGTTTGCCACGACCGCTGCGGCAATCCAGGAGCTCGATGAAGCCTCTTTCGACCAGCTCATGGGATCCGGAAAGAATGGCATGATTAAATTCTTTCAGCCG TGGTGCGGACA CTGCACGCGTATGAAGCCCGACTGGGACAAACTAGCGGAGGAAGCCCACAGTTCCGTCTTTATCGCTGACGTTAATTGCTCCGACCAAGCCGAGTTGTGTGAGAAAAACGATGTGGCTGGTTACCCAACCATTAAGGTTTACAAGGATGGCGTGGACGAAAAGTACAATGGCGCTCGTGGGTTCGACGATCTCATGGACTATGTCGACGCCAATCTCGCCTCGAAATGCGACGTATCTAAGTTAGAGGAAACCTGCGGGGAAAAGGCAGTCAAGTACGCCAACAAGTGGAAGGATCGTGAAGCAGCCGATGTCACGAAGGAATTTTCCCGGCTGGAAGGCATGGCTGGAAAGAGTATGACAATGGAGCTCAAAGCCTGGTTGAGAGAACGGATGGCAATTTTAAAGCAACTTACGGCCTCCGCCTCGAGTTAA
- a CDS encoding predicted protein yields MEGRKSRSLSWTLPLWYAFFGACHEFAHLLTAVILGLGRDVWVEGITTVLGRALIERHCVLPGLEDSNASDFNVGVVRHIGWFFSVLLAFGVARTAIPTSKEVRFASFVTALEALSTDLFSLNVLPILTKINSSGSISSVLFCGNFGIILLHQAWLSDNGKSAMDILERMIKVTMMRGAQSGGVVTFQPLKNSLRGMRSRVVNKKRTDLSVLVRKEVERDAIRSVSRPFPESFVQSFSGHTRFATSSKASLDGTHPHLWTPASNRRLYNFSVRRSGPHQYMPETTKVENYITHNGDFDFYIVNGQTFDLEVIQKWLPVVTGFPMPSSVDSCAVAGVIDLLRTQGRFGLSARCAICFGLSTSKMEEELFSFPTYEQFEQIGLVFEEAMDVMLQTTTFSTLCDDPNMRHSFSLCVLSKLKPHRVSLLQPIQRYICDEEEGGANLLSFCLCTINAFFDNDLLMATTTFLKNAKGSFGLCVTSSIDAHRQICLAARGQKMSIAFYPSKGLVCYGSEQASVKAGMNTAFPGAVDELGTSRGDIDADVLRLDLDDLGGEIMCLDWGGKAFRSPAVSLPHRHLIEHVLMKGSVKVVLVQESKTTMQRAQLFHRMTRLSRNPLIKMLAEESKDLVLSDINDTPRACQAIQDDWDSNQTGKSMNRLTAYNLSCCLRKRLEMHLNGPVHNRAVDILLTGCEVSLWLAEQFATDLQKAFPRLRTKAISSNKLLGLYGQELAVPSIGFPYSPRTYDLNDAIVVIVSHSGGTFAPLACSNLLQSTTKNIFVVTSEWDTQIGKQLRTMDGLLDASWDHLFSSRIFSTEVGMRPAEPCSVTVAATQQLLTNLFQYISAVILSDERFRQVVAATISEQDLRILEKCNRENIAALSDIVGVNECGFAIKKQISAEIDLRKAGNLWAEHVLENAKAYIMTFVYIFVTVVSGYHLIYAISYACGLDDTSNFVHLIRVLDAAIYFWLPQINVALLRLFQSRELLHRMGCRTVAIADIPWVAQSAEAFLSKIFACSYSIAGINVLSGNPNDHFVHRHTHRVVRGALVLCGRPDGRLSALATAEATVCLSVNQASSIQSLGGTCESITVGHNPFKLPLTKFGIFLKSNRPQFLCERMLVEKDAEGKRNEDDLAPSPVDQSLQCEGVKNFTQDGQERHSELNMALSSSVHLLPQKTRSASALLGAYTNIAEQADRNRGCNGSSEHSSIDEVLYSAIQERSWSNEGKKLFEALDVNSDGLLSEDEVIDGLYRLETLFLEDHTRAMFKVADGNSSGHVDFDEFLKLLDLADIDGDIKVPSASRDERGNIRIEPSHEEYFGETLRKFNAGKTQNNVEFRLAHSQHFSQELYESRIASLQSGADVRHRMNQLQLQSKIHYSIHVISMAYLRYRARKQSCYPEPDK; encoded by the exons ATGGAAGGAAGAAAATCACGCTCTTTGTCATGGACTCTTCCTTTATGGTACGCCTTCTTCGGAGCATGCCATGAATTTGCCCATCTATTGACTGCAGTTATTTTGGGCTTAGGACGCGACGTTTGGGTTGAGGGAATAACCACTGTTCTGGGTCGAGCGCTAATCGAAAGACACTGTGTCCTGCCGGGGCTGGAAGACTCCAATGCTAGTGATTTCAATGTGGGGGTGGTACGCCATATCGGTTGGTTCTTCAGCGTGCTTTTGGCTTTCGGCGTTGCTCGGACGGCAATTCCGACGAGCAAAGAAGTTCGATTCGCGTCATTCGTAACGGCTTTAGAGGCTTTGTCAACAGACCTCTTCAGCTTAAATGTTCTGCCGATTTTGACAAAGATAAATTCTTCAGGCTCGATTTCCTCTGTCTTGTTTTGTGGTAACTTTGGAATAATCCTTCTCCATCAGGCTTGGTTGTCCGATAATGGCAAATCGGCGATGGACATTTTGGAACGGATGATAAAAGTGACAATGATGAGAGGCGCTCAGTCAGGTGGCGTGGTCACCTTTCAACCGCTGAAAAATTCGCTTCGAGGTATGCGTAGTCGTGTTGTGAACAAGAAACGGACGGATTTGAGTGTTTTGGTGCGTAAGGAAGTGGAACGAGATGCGATACGTTCCGTTTCGCGACCCTTTCCAGAATCATTCGTGCAAAGCTTTTCGGGTCACACACGATTTGCCACCTCAAGTAAAGCGAGTTTGGATGGCACACATCCTCACCTGTGGACCCCAGCAAGCAATCGTCGGCTTTATAATTTTTCAGTCCGACGTTCTGGTCCACACCAATACATGCCTGAGACCACAAAAGTTGAAAACTACATAACTCACAACGGTGATTTTGATTTTTACATTGTCAATGGACAAACTTTCGACTTGGAAGTTATTCAAAAATGGCTTCCGGTTGTCACCGGCTTTCCAATGCCGTCTTCCGTCGACAGCTGCGCGGTTGCCGGAGTAATTGATTTACTTCGAACTCAAGGCCGCTTCGGCCTCAGCGCCCGCTGCGCAATCTGCTTTGGGCTATCAACAAGCAAGATGGAAGAGGAGCTATTCTCTTTTCCGACCTATGAGCAGTTTGAACAAATTGGACTTGTGTTTGAAGAAGCCATGGATGTAATGCTCCAGACGACAACATTTTCCACTTTGTGTGACGATCCGAATATGCGTCATTCATTCAGTCTTTGTGTGCTCAGTAAGCTAAAACCGCACAGGGTATCACTCTTGCAGCCGATCCAACGCTACATAtgcgatgaagaagagggTGGCGCAAATCTGctttctttttgcttgtgTACAATCAATGCTTTCTTTGACAATGATCTCCTTATGGCAACCACGACGTTTTTGAAGAACGCGAAAGGATCGTTTGGTTTGTGTGTCACTTCATCAATAGACGCTCATCGGCAAATTTGTTTAGCTGCTCGCGGGCAAAAG ATGTCCATTGCATTTTACCCGTCTAAAGGCCTCGTTTGCTACGGATCGGAGCAGGCGTCAGTCAAAGCAGGTATGAATACAGCATTCCCAGGTGCTGTAGACGAATTAGGAACATCTCGTGGTGACATTGACGCCGACGTTCTGCGGCTAGATTTGGACGATCTGGGCGGCGAAATCATGTGCCTCGATTGGGGTGGCAAAGCTTTTCGGAGTCCTGCAGTTTCTCTACCACATAGGCACTTGATTGAACACGTGCTCATGAAAGGGTCTGTCAAGGTAGTATTGGTACAGGAGTCTAAGACAACCATGCAACGCGCTCAACTGTTCCATCGTATGACACGCCTATCACGAAATCCACTCATCAAGATGTTAGCTGAAGAATCCAAAGACCTCGTCCTTTCCGACATAAACGATACTCCACGTGCATGCCAAGCGATTCAAGACGACTGGGACTCAAATCAAACTGGGAAAAGCATGAATCGCCTAACAGCTTACAATTTGTCGTGTTGTTTGCGTAAACGACTTGAAATGCATTTAAATGGACCGGTCCACAATCGAGCAGTCGACATTTTGTTAACTGGATGCGAAGTTTCTCTTTGGTTAGCTGAGCAGTTTGCGACTGATCTTCAAAAGGCCTTTCCCAGGCTCCGAACTAAGGCCATCAGCAGCAATAAGCTCCTGGGACTGTATGGGCAGGAACTTGCGGTGCCGTCAATTGGGTTCCCGTATTCTCCCCGTACATACGACCTAAACGATGCCATTGTTGTGATTGTGAGCCACAGCGGTGGAACATTTGCTCCGTTAGCTTGCTCGAATCTGCTTCAAAGCACAACCAAAAATATTTTTGTCGTTACGTCCGAATGGGATACGCAGATTGGCAAGCAGCTCCGTACTATGGACGGCCTTCTGGACGCTAGCTGGGACCATCTTTTCAGTAGTCGAATATTTTCGACGGAGGTGGGAATGCGCCCAGCAGAGCCCTGCTCTGTCACAGTGGCGGCTACCCAACAGCTCCTCACAAATTTGTTTCAGTATATCTCTGCAGTTATCCTCAGTGATGAAAGATTCCGTCAAGTAGTTGCTGCGACGATTTCTGAGCAGGACCTGAGGATTTTAGAGAAGTGCAATAGAGAGAACATTGCTGCTCTTTCCGACATTGTTGGAGTCAACGAGTGCGGttttgcaatcaaaaagcaaaTTTCGGCAGAGATTGACCTTAGGAAAGCTGGCAATCTTTGGGCAGAGCATGTCCTCGAAAACGCGAAAGCTTACATTATGACTTTTGTATACATTTTTGTGACCGTTGTTTCAGGCTACCATCTCATCTACGCAATTTCTTATGCATGTGGTCTAGACGATACAAGCAATTTTGTCCACCTCATTCGTGTTCTTGATGCTGCAATCTATTTCTGGTTACCACAGATCAATGTCGCTCTCTTGCGATTGTTTCAGAGTCGTGAACTGCTTCACCGGATGGGTTGTCGCACTGTCGCCATTGCTGATATACCTTGGGTTGCGCAATCGGCCGAAGCATTCCTGAGTAAAATTTTTGCGTGCTCCTACAGCATTGCAGGAATCAACGTGCTCAGCGGCAATCCCAATGATCACTTTGTCCATCGTCATACGCACAGAGTTGTCCGCGGGGCACTGGTCCTCTGTGGAAGGCCCGATGGTCGGCTTTCTGCATTGGCAACGGCGGAAGCCACTGTGTGCTTATCTGTCAATCAAGCAAGTTCTATTCAAAGTTTAGGCGGTACATGTGAAAGTATTACAGTGGGTCACAATCCCTTTAAGCTGCCCTTGACAAAATTTGGAATCTTTCTCAAAAGCAATCGCCCGCAGTTTCTCTGCGAACGGATGCTGGTTGAGAAAGATGCTGAaggaaaaaggaatgaaGATGATTTGGCGCCTAGCCCGGTGGATCAAAGCTTACAATGTGAGGGCGTAAAGAACTTTACACAGGATGGGCAAGAACGCCATTCAGAGCTGAATATGGCACTCAGTTCCAGTGTACACTTACTCCCGCAGAAAACGCGGTCCGCATCAGCTTTGCTGGGAGCATACACGAACATTGCGGAACAAGCTGATAGAAATCGTGGATGCAATGGATCATCTGAACATAGCTCCATAGACGAAGTACTTTATTCTGCCATTCAAGAGCGATCTTGGTCAAATGAGGGCAAGAAGCTTTTTGAAGCCCTAGATGTGAACAGCGATGGCCTGCTCAGCGAGGATGAAGTCATTGATGGACTTTACAGGCTTGAAACTCTTTTTCTAGAAGACCACACTCGGGCAATGTTTAAAGTTGCAGACGGCAATTCTAGTGGGCATGTGGATTTTGACGAGTTTCTAAAGCTGCTTGACCTAGCCGATATAGATGGTGATATAAAGGTTCCCTCCGCGAGTCGAGACGAGCGCGGGAACATTCGGATAGAGCCCAGTCACGAGGAGTACTTTGGAGAAACATTGCGAAAATTCAATGCAGGCAAGACGCAAAACAATGTCGAATTTCGTTTGGCTCATAGTCAGCATTTCAGCCAAGAGTTGTACGAGAGCCGCATTGCATCGCTGCAAAG TGGAGCCGACGTACGCCACCGCATGAATCAATTACAGCTCCAAAGTAAGATTCATTATTCAATTCATGTAATTTCAATGGCTTACTTGCGATATCGTGCTCGCAAACAATCATGCTATCCTGAACCCGACAAGTGA
- a CDS encoding predicted protein yields MRQRLSVQYFNEAGAREPGIDAGGLFKEFWTDLCAIAFNPNYALFSVTDGAGNCLYPNPSSGAAHGTPDHIVLFEFLGRILGKALFEGITINPRFAHFFLSFLRGDYNYLHMLADLSTVDPQLYNNLMFLKAYEGDTTDLCLTFSIMHDQFGGNKDVLLIPDGANVEVTNVNKQRYVELVAKHYVVDRVKDQSEAFTRGLWEVIDRSWLRLFNEPELQVLISGVSDGKLDVEDLRAHSRYAGGFTGIDRTVNRFWSVLSSMSSKQQADLLRFVTSCERPPPLGFGSLNPPFTIQRVGILRDGDKLPSASTCFNVLKLPTYSSEKVLKQRLLYAIESGAGFELS; encoded by the coding sequence ATGCGGCAGCGATTATCGGTACAATACTTTAACGAAGCCGGGGCTCGAGAACCAGGCATTGATGCCGGTGGCTTATTCAAAGAATTCTGGACAGATCTGTGTGCAATTGCTTTCAACCCCAACTACGCACTTTTTTCGGTCACCGATGGCGCCGGAAACTGCTTATACCCAAACCCCTCGTCCGGTGCTGCCCATGGAACACCAGACCATATTGTCTTGTTTGAATTCCTGGGCCGAATATTGGGTAAGGCTCTCTTTGAAGGCATCACAATCAACCCACGGTTTGCTCATTTCTTTCTGAGTTTTCTTCGAGGTGACTATAACTACCTACACATGTTGGCAGACCTGAGTACCGTCGACCCGCAGCTTTACAACAATTTGATGTTTTTAAAGGCCTATGAGGGTGATACAACAGATTTGTGCCTCACTTTCAGCATAATGCATGATCAATTTGGTGGGAACAAAGATGTCCTCTTAATTCCAGACGGAGCAAACGTGGAAGTTACAAACGTCAACAAGCAGCGCTATGTTGAACTTGTTGCAAAGCACTATGTTGTCGATCGTGTCAAAGATCAATCAGAGGCATTCACGCGAGGACTCTGGGAAGTCATTGATCGGTCTTGGCTGCGTCTTTTTAACGAGCCCGAGCTTCAAGTTCTCATCAGTGGTGTATCGGATGGAAAACTTGATGTCGAAGATTTGCGGGCACATTCACGCTACGCTGGTGGATTCACTGGAATAGACAGAACAGTCAACCGCTTTTGGAGTGTCTTGTCTTCAATGAGCAGTAAGCAGCAAGCTGATCTATTGCGTTTCGTAACGTCTTGCGAGCGTCCGCCACCCCTTGGATTTGGGAGCTTAAATCCTCCTTTTACAATCCAGCGGGTGGGTATTCTACGAGACGGAGATAAGCTACCTTCAGCCTCGACGTGCTTTAATGTGCTGAAGTTACCTACGTACAGTAGCGAGAAGGTACTGAAGCAACGTTTGCTCTACGCTATTGAATCCGGAGCCGGCTTCGAGTTGTCCTAA
- a CDS encoding predicted protein, whose amino-acid sequence MFADELQKNAAQQRAAENRQRRLKIKQQQAKASFASTSPTNAFKAKETSTATSVTITDASTLPVKTETNQTIPFSSGTSISAVTKASQERARRANQVREHQRAVQIQSRARGCITRDRMQRNIRADLVSKMYDLRSVRDLLSRSQNITTYIPPPATTTTLVRSLWFITSRRESQGHTSVPWGSRRVIVWNDRQDVILLSQVLQYAVTPGLQSPDENVNPFACWNSSEEGNYRMKFVMRIILVALVDPSVEPLVGNDVFDACQQCLKAVMAVPRSISSLQALSDCRVTVFRTSWDWLLPNQTEAGPRTRLTTTTTASQLHQPCAYFSSPLDMLSIWRHYLLFTVAGPKPIPPMLDLNRETCVSHLRKQRIGVWIRNVCDAVEQASDHDARGDFLMIRLVREIYTIPLLTWKVSNELLAYWVTSSGTKGCPFVSALRLFGDKGDGLLQNDGVENLFPFDDVPMTVCPATPTQCFLANVVQLGLLCPTLNGTDSLKLDFGAAVVFFNLITVLVQAIPLATFSSRDSAVVWVDGVNGHTIPIVLSKSDKDLKHEKDMLEVGSSSAASLAAKEARVDRNKSFWNSSKWARKLTKGMSSLLVGEDAKKRAAKNLKPSSLRNQSTVSRNLAEGVEGDCSDIGTIFSTNIVPRSDYTVTFLFCLCRCFSVVVARWGGAGNDDMLLSQNRESAKGEFPKACIRAEPFVVIILNALCFSTPFVQCAWGIMQSDRRIASQIHSIVEMDEGKSFIRCLDMQTGLTGISSGISDLDGAALLFMFAVVLSHTLIITDDVEIHDMDRPLPKHQLRRVIQLLKKLLYRACCIDSTSLSVHSNYFGVALISASSRAMRDLYDRSSRRPICVPKLWLLPNLLEKDLSKCNCHAEYVALLSTPVLRMCPFLVSFKRRLKLFERIVTTNRVEIQGEKCLTTVRAFNILF is encoded by the exons ATGTTTGCGGACGAGCTCCAAAAGAATGCCGCCCAACAAAGGGCTGCCGAAAACCGCCAACGGCGCTTGAAAATCAAACAGCAACAAGCGAAAGCTTCGTTCGCATCCACTTCACCGACAAATGCtttcaaagccaaagaaaCAAGTACAGCGACGTCCGTTACTATTACGGATGCGTCGACGCTACCGGTTAAGACGGAAACAAACCAGACAATCCCCTTTTCCTCCGGGACTTCGATTTCTGCCGTGACCAAGGCATCGCAGGAACGCGCCCGACGAGCTAACCAAGTGAGAGAACACCAGCGTGCCGTCCAAATTCAGAGCAGGGCTCGGGGATGCATCACTCGCGATCGAATGCAACGAAATATTCGTGCCGATCTCGTCAGTAAAATGTACGACTTGAGGTCCGTCCGCGATCTACTTTCGCGGTCCCAGAACATCACTACGTATATCCCGCCTCCGGCTACAACAACGACACTAGTCCGCAGCCTCTGGTTCATCACATCCCGTCGTGAAAGTCAGGGCCATACTTCTGTTCCGTGGGGAAGTAGGCGAGTGATCGTGTGGAACGATCGCCAAGATGTCATCTTGCTGTCGCAGGTTTTACAGTATGCCGTAACTCCGGGCTTGCAAAGCCCGGACGAAAACGTCAACCCTTTTGCATGCTGGAATTCTTCGGAAGAGGGAAATTACCGGATGAAGTTTGTGATGAGGATCATTCTAGTGGCCCTGGTTGATCCAAGTGTGGAGCCGTTGGTTGGGAATGACGTGTTTGATGCCTGTCAACAGTGTTTGAAGGCTGTCATGGCCGTACCGCGATCGATTTCTTCTCTGCAGGCTTTGTCAGATTGCCGCGTTACAGTTTTTCGAACATCTTGGGATTGGTTGTTGCCAAACCAAACGGAGGCAGGGCCCCGAACACGGCTTACCACTACGACCACAGCCTCGCAACTTCATCAACCTTGTGCATATTTCTCATCCCCCTTGGATATGCTGTCAATTTGGCGACACTATTTACTCTTTACAGTTGCCGGTCCCAAACCTATTCCACCCATGCTGGACTTGAATCGAGAAACCTGCGTGTCTCACTTACGTAAACAACGTATAGGAGTGTGGATCCGTAACGTTTGTGATGCAGTGGAACAAGCGAGTGATCACGATGCAAGGGGTGACTTTTTGATGATTCGTCTCGTTCGCGAGATTTATACTATTCCGCTCTTGACGTGGAAAGTATCAAATGAGCTCTTGGCATACTGGGTCACATCGTCGGGGACAAAAGGTTGTCCATTCGTGTCCGCCTTGCGACTTTTTGGCGATAAAGGCGACGGCTTGCTTCAAAATGACGGCGTCGAAAATTTGTTTCCGTTCGACGATGTGCCCATGACGGTATGTCCTGCCACGCCGACACAATGCTTCTTAGCCAATGTGGTCCAGCTAGGCCTTCTATGTCCTACGCTGAATGGTACTGACAGTCTTAAGCTGGACTTTGGAGCTGCCGTGGTGTTTTTTAATCTCATTACAGTTTTGGTACAAGCCATTCCTTTAGCTACATTCTCCTCCCGTGACTCGGCCGTTGTCTGGGTTGACGGAGTAAATGGTCATACGATCCCAATTGTCTTGTCGAAG AGCGATAAGGATTTAAAACACGAGAAGGACATGCTGGAGGTGGGAAGCTCGTCGGCAGCAAGTTTGGCAGCCAAAGAAGCACGTGTGGACCGCAATaagagcttttggaactcTTCAAAATGGGCGCGGAAGCTAACAAAGGGCATGTCAAGCCTGCTGGTCGGTGAGGACGCCAAAAAGCGAGCGGCCAAGAATTTGAAACCGTCGTCTTTAAGGAATCAGTCTACGGTTTCGCGCAACCTAGCGGAAGGGGTGGAAGGTGATTGTAGCGATATCGGGACCATTTTCTCAACTAACATTGTCCCACGATCCGACTATACAGTgacatttttgttttgcttgtGTCGCTGCTTCTCTGTTGTCGTGGCACGATGGGGTGGCGCTGGGAACGATGATATGCTTCTTAGTCAGAACAGGGAATCCGCCAAGGGCGAATTCCCCAAGGCTTGCATAAGAGCGGAACCATTCGTTGTTATTATTTTGAACGCCCTGTGCTTTTCTACGCCATTTGTGCAATGTGCGTGGGGAATCATGCAGTCAGACCGTCGGATTGCATCCCAAATTCACAGCATTGTCGAGATGGATGAGGGCAAATCTTTCATACGGTGTTTGGACATGCAGACTGGCCTTACTGGGATATCTAGTGGAATTAGCGACTTAGACGGGGCAGCGTTGCTGTTTATGTTTGCTGTAGTGTTGTCACACACCTTGATTATTACAGACGACGTTGAAATCCACGACATGGACCGCCCTTTGCCCAAACATCAACTAAGACGTGTCATTCAGCTTCTCAAAAAGCTCTTGTATCGGGCTTGCTGCATCGATTCGACAAGTCTTTCTGTTCATTCTAATTACTTTGGAGTAGCTCTGATATCGGCCTCGTCAAGGGCCATGCGTGATTTGTATGATCGTTCAAGTCGGAGGCCAATCTGTGTACCCAAGCTATGGCTGCTGCCAAACCTGTTGGAAAAGGATCTCTCGAAATGCAACTGCCATGCCGAATATGTAGCGTTGCTCTCGACACCCGTGTTGCGTATGTGTCCGTTTCTTGTTTCTTTTAAGCGAAGACTTAAACTCTTTGAACGAATCGTGACTACGAATCGAGTAGAAATTCAAGGAGAG AAATGTCTGACAACGGTAAGGGCCTTCAATATACTGTTTTAG
- a CDS encoding predicted protein has translation MWAGAFLFSLVCLYQMAVAQANMNHGVYTATIEPIASATTNRNSGVIGSVVVFDAGDGVTVGYGGFVEGLQANLEATTCTATNGCGVHIHSGTSCFNSTTQGGHYFESPVTDDPWVEERYSSDETGFALFSSVAVIGTSNLEGRAFVVHAEDGSRVGCGLLTELKDDTRILQANTVGLASSTVESESKAVIFPGTDRICVGGNVDALQPDILSFQAGGLDCNATNGCGVHIHSGTDCTDSTTQGGHFYNADVVDVDPWLLVGYERTNANGEAFYLQCLVTGEANNEGHALIVHSEDGSRLSCGILQFETTTTEAIANGMDGSVLSRLVGIGLLFEFIIVLATHW, from the exons ATGTGGGCTGGTGCTTTTTTGTTCTCCCTAGTATGCCTCTACCAGATGGCCGTTGCACAGGCTAATATGAATCACGGTGTTTACACGGCAACGATCGAACCTATCGCGAGCGCCACAACGAATCGCAACAGCGGTGTGATTGGCTCTGTGGTAGTCTTTGATGCTGGCGACGGCGTCACGGTTGGATACGGTGGCTTTGTGGAAGGCCTGCAGGCAAATTTGGAGGCAACTACGTGCACGGCTACGAACGGTTGCGGCGTTCACATTCACAGTGGCACTTCTTGCTTCAACAGCACAACCCAGGGTGGCCACTATTTTGAATCACCCGTGACGGACGATCCCTGGGTGGAAGAGCGCTATTCGTCAGATGAGACTGGATTTGCGCTCTTTTCCAGTGTAGCGGTGATCGGGACAAGCAACCTTGAAGGGAGAGCATTTGTAG TGCATGCTGAAGATGGATCACGCGTTGGTTGCGGTCTCTTGACGGAGCTGAAGGACGATACGCGCATTCTGCAGGCCAATACGGTGGGTCTGGCGTCCTCCACGGTCGAAAGCGAATCCAAAGCGGTCATTTTCCCGGGTACGGATCGCATCTGTGTTGGCGGGAACGTGGACGCACTTCAGCCTGACATTCTCTCCTTCCAGGCTGGAGGTTTAGACTGCAACGCTACCAACGGCTGCGGCGTGCATATTCACAG CGGTACTGATTGCACCGACAGTACCACTCAGGGTGGGCATTTCTACAACGCGGATGTGGTGGATGTTGATCCTTGGCTACTGGTTGGCTATGAGAGGACTAATGCCAACGGCGAAGCCTTTTACCTGCAGTGTCTTGTGACGGGCGAGGCGAATAACGAAGGGCATGCTTTGATTGTTCACAGTGAAGACGGAAGCCGATTGTCTTGTGGGATTTTGCAATTTGAAACCACCACTACCGAGGCAATTGCGAATGGTATGGATGGAAGCGTACTCTCCCGCTTGGTCGGCATTGGGCTTCTTTTTGAATTCATCATTGTTTTGGCCACGCATTGGTAG